From Salvelinus namaycush isolate Seneca chromosome 2, SaNama_1.0, whole genome shotgun sequence, one genomic window encodes:
- the LOC120024386 gene encoding protein ABHD14B-like has translation MCAAKMTEGSLHVESCKAPLFYRQAEPATGEVHLSVLLLHGIRFSSENWLNIGTLETLAKAGCRAVAIDLPGVGQSMSAVAPSAVGELAPGGFLKQVCEALGMGPVVVVSPSLSGMYSLPFLFQHEALVRAYIPVAPICTEKFTAEQYISIQDAQLKEVSLNNLRKLANHKVLVMKGAGHPCYLDDPATWHTALTDFFSTL, from the exons ATGTGTGCTGCTAAAATGACAGAAGGGAGCTTGCATGTGGAATCCTGCAAGGCCCCTCTGTTTTACAGACAAGCTGAACCGGCTACAGGTGAAGTCCATCTGTCTGTCCTACTTCTGCACGGCATCCGTTTCTCATCTGAGAATTGGCTCAATATAGGAACACTGGAGACATTGGCCAAAGCTGGCTGTCGTGCTGTGGCCATCGACCTACCAGGTG ttggtcagtctatgtcagcAGTGGCCCCATCCGCTGTAGGAGAGCTGGCCCCTGGTGGGTTCCTGAAGCAGGTGTGTGAGGCCCTGGGGATGGGGCCAGTGGTGGTAGTCAGTCCCTCTCTCAGTGGCATGTACTCCCTGCCCTTCCTCTTCCAGCACGAGGCTCTGGTCCGGGCATACATCCCTGTGGCTCCCATCTGCACTGAGAAATTCACAGCAGAGCAGTACATCAGCATACAG GATGCTCAGCTAAAGGAGGTTTCTCTGAACAACCTGAGGAAGCTAGCCAATCACAAGGTGTTGGTGATGAAAGGAGCAGGACATCCATGCTATCTGGACGACCCAGCCACGTGGCACACGGCTCTCACTGACTTTTTCAGTACGTTGTGA